From a region of the Methanolobus tindarius DSM 2278 genome:
- a CDS encoding aldo/keto reductase: MLSKLTLGTAQLGLNYGINNKLGKPQKEQALSILEYAYSNGITSFDTASAYGDSEVIIGEFIANKDRSKCYITSKLEPLFKNKVEDTNLEEEIFKKIEISLSNLKSEYIDNYLIHDFKDINHYTELVPILTKAKEKGLIRNIGVSVYAPYEAETILTMREFDVIQIPLNILDHRFLKNSLLKRLKENGFTIFTRSAFLQGLLFMDANKIPANLLSAKANLIEINRFVRSNNISISQLALNFAMSIEEIDSIIIGVDSEEQLTQNIQDFNIAGCLDIDASIFESEDEIIIDPRKW; the protein is encoded by the coding sequence ATGCTCTCGAAATTAACACTTGGAACTGCACAATTGGGTTTGAACTATGGAATTAATAATAAGCTGGGAAAACCACAAAAAGAGCAGGCATTGTCAATACTTGAATATGCATACTCTAACGGTATAACTTCTTTTGATACTGCAAGTGCCTATGGGGATAGTGAAGTTATAATTGGGGAGTTTATTGCAAACAAAGACCGTTCTAAATGCTATATTACATCTAAATTAGAACCATTATTCAAAAATAAAGTGGAAGATACTAATCTAGAAGAGGAAATATTCAAAAAAATAGAAATTTCCCTTAGTAATTTGAAATCCGAGTATATTGATAATTACCTAATTCATGACTTCAAAGATATCAATCACTATACCGAGTTAGTTCCTATACTCACAAAAGCCAAAGAGAAAGGGTTGATCCGAAACATAGGTGTTTCCGTATATGCCCCATATGAAGCTGAAACCATACTCACCATGAGAGAGTTTGATGTGATACAGATACCATTAAATATCTTAGATCATAGATTCCTTAAAAATTCTCTTCTTAAAAGATTGAAGGAAAATGGATTTACTATTTTTACCAGAAGCGCATTTCTGCAGGGACTACTGTTTATGGATGCAAACAAGATTCCTGCGAACTTGCTATCTGCAAAGGCAAATTTAATAGAAATCAATCGATTTGTTCGCAGTAACAACATCAGCATATCTCAGTTAGCATTAAATTTTGCAATGTCTATTGAAGAAATAGATTCAATAATTATAGGTGTTGATTCTGAAGAACAACTGACACAAAATATACAAGATTTTAATATTGCAGGCTGTCTTGATATTGATGCATCCATATTTGAAAGTGAAGATGAAATCATAATTGACCCAAGAAAATGGTGA
- a CDS encoding SDR family oxidoreductase: MLLKDMFNLKNKVILITGGSGHLGKSMCEALAEYGATLIIGSRDIDKNKKLSKKLTNDFGNENYPILIDVSSNESINDSVQYINHNYAKIDVLVNNAYYGAGKDLTSITDDEWNMGIDGSIGSVYRCTKAVLPQMLSNGYGKIINISSMYGLVSPDISIYDTNDYYNPANYGAGKAAIIQFTRYIAGVYGKHGICSNSISPGPFPNSIVQKDKMFIDKLEEKVPLKRIGQPDDLKGSVLLLASDASNYINGTNIVVDGGWTIW; encoded by the coding sequence GTGTTATTAAAAGATATGTTTAATCTTAAAAATAAAGTAATCCTCATTACAGGAGGAAGCGGCCATCTGGGGAAAAGCATGTGTGAAGCACTTGCAGAATATGGAGCTACTTTAATAATCGGGAGTAGAGATATTGATAAAAATAAAAAACTTTCAAAGAAGCTAACTAATGATTTTGGAAATGAAAATTATCCAATATTAATTGATGTTTCAAGCAATGAAAGCATCAATGATTCAGTACAATACATAAATCATAACTATGCTAAAATTGATGTCCTTGTAAACAACGCATATTATGGAGCAGGTAAGGATTTAACCTCCATAACTGATGATGAATGGAACATGGGTATTGATGGAAGCATTGGCTCTGTTTACAGATGCACAAAAGCAGTTTTGCCTCAAATGCTCTCAAATGGTTACGGAAAAATCATCAATATTTCATCAATGTATGGACTCGTTTCTCCAGATATATCGATCTATGACACTAATGACTACTATAATCCAGCAAATTATGGAGCAGGAAAGGCAGCAATAATACAGTTTACACGATACATTGCAGGTGTTTATGGAAAACATGGAATTTGTTCAAACTCAATATCACCAGGTCCTTTTCCAAATTCAATCGTACAAAAAGACAAAATGTTTATCGATAAACTTGAAGAAAAAGTACCATTAAAGAGAATCGGTCAGCCTGATGACCTGAAAGGTAGTGTTTTATTACTCGCCTCTGATGCTTCAAACTATATAAATGGAACAAATATAGTAGTTGATGGTGGATGGACAATATGGTAA
- a CDS encoding cytidylyltransferase domain-containing protein, producing MNVVGIIQARTGSTRLPGKVVKRIGNQTILEILLSRLKNATVLDEIVVATTTRKEDDIIEELALKNGVHVFRGSESNVLDRYCKAAEKYNADIVVRITSDNPLVSLELISQQVDYLIRENCDYIGSKGVILGTGIETFRFTSLKEAWNNASNEYELEHVTPYLYEHDKRIKIEYISPLKILERNDMRLTIDTQEDFDLYLQLEKAFGDLTTTSLNAIIEYLDKNENVRLLNQDVLQKNYRDI from the coding sequence ATGAATGTTGTAGGAATAATACAAGCCAGAACGGGATCTACCAGATTGCCTGGAAAAGTTGTTAAAAGGATAGGCAATCAAACTATTTTAGAAATATTGTTAAGCAGATTAAAGAATGCAACTGTTCTGGATGAAATAGTCGTTGCTACAACAACCAGAAAAGAAGACGACATTATCGAAGAACTAGCCTTAAAAAATGGTGTTCATGTATTCAGAGGGTCTGAAAGCAATGTACTGGATAGATATTGCAAGGCTGCAGAAAAGTACAATGCAGATATAGTAGTCAGAATTACTAGCGATAATCCTTTAGTAAGTCTGGAACTCATTTCGCAACAAGTTGATTATTTGATCAGAGAGAACTGTGACTATATCGGGTCCAAAGGAGTGATATTGGGCACTGGTATTGAAACTTTTAGATTTACGTCACTCAAAGAAGCATGGAATAATGCAAGTAATGAATATGAGCTGGAACACGTTACTCCTTATTTATATGAACACGACAAACGGATTAAGATAGAATATATTAGTCCACTCAAAATACTTGAAAGAAACGATATGAGGCTGACTATAGACACTCAAGAAGATTTTGACCTTTATCTTCAGTTAGAGAAAGCTTTTGGAGACCTGACGACAACAAGCCTAAATGCGATAATTGAGTATTTAGACAAAAATGAAAATGTTAGACTTTTAAATCAGGATGTCCTACAAAAAAATTATCGTGATATTTAA
- the pseB gene encoding UDP-N-acetylglucosamine 4,6-dehydratase (inverting), with the protein MQNTIDGSLFDGKNILLTGGTGSFGKKFTEIILKEHNPSSLRIYSRGEYNQYKMQQEFNDSRLRFLIGDVRDRERLYRAMNGVDIVVHAAALKQVPACEYNPIEAIKTNIDGSVNVIDAAIDNSVERVMAISTDKAVHPVNLYGATKMVAEKLFIQGNTYTGKGRTKFSCVRYGNVIGSRGSVIPLFKEQKKEGTLTITDDRMTRFWLTLDQGVHFVLNCIQRMEGGEVFVPKIPSMKITDLAEAIAPESKKEFTGIRPGEKLHEIMITEDESRHAKEFSDYFIIEPEFSFWKKQSSNSGKSLPDNYRYSSDINDEWLTKDDFEKML; encoded by the coding sequence ATGCAAAATACAATTGATGGATCATTATTTGACGGGAAAAACATCCTTCTTACTGGTGGAACAGGCTCTTTTGGGAAAAAATTTACAGAAATAATTCTAAAAGAACATAATCCCAGTAGTTTAAGAATATATTCAAGAGGAGAATATAATCAATACAAAATGCAGCAAGAGTTTAATGACAGCAGACTTCGTTTTCTGATTGGAGATGTCAGAGACAGAGAAAGACTTTATCGTGCAATGAATGGTGTCGATATTGTTGTACATGCCGCTGCATTAAAACAGGTACCTGCCTGTGAATATAATCCAATTGAAGCAATTAAAACAAATATAGATGGTTCTGTAAATGTCATTGATGCTGCAATTGACAATTCAGTAGAAAGGGTAATGGCAATTAGTACAGATAAAGCAGTTCATCCAGTTAATCTCTATGGTGCAACAAAAATGGTTGCTGAGAAATTATTCATTCAGGGAAACACCTACACTGGTAAGGGGAGAACAAAATTTAGCTGTGTCAGATATGGAAATGTAATTGGAAGCCGCGGGAGTGTAATACCTTTATTCAAGGAGCAGAAAAAAGAGGGTACTCTCACAATAACCGATGATAGAATGACACGCTTTTGGCTTACCCTTGATCAGGGAGTACATTTCGTACTTAATTGTATTCAAAGGATGGAAGGGGGAGAGGTATTTGTCCCAAAAATACCAAGCATGAAAATAACTGATCTTGCAGAAGCTATTGCCCCTGAATCTAAAAAGGAGTTTACAGGAATCAGGCCAGGGGAAAAATTGCATGAGATAATGATCACAGAAGATGAATCCAGACATGCTAAAGAATTCTCTGATTATTTCATAATTGAACCTGAGTTCTCATTCTGGAAAAAGCAATCTTCAAATTCAGGAAAAAGTTTGCCAGACAACTATCGCTATTCCAGTGACATTAATGATGAATGGCTTACTAAAGATGATTTTGAAAAAATGTTATGA
- a CDS encoding phosphoglycerate dehydrogenase — protein MYAKIAITIRSFSSIDLLSELLKNHGEVKYINTSGKRLGEDELCHILEDFDGVIAGTEKFSSKVLESSPKLRVISRVGVGVDSIDQEAAKKQGISILNTPEAPALAVAEHTLALTFAVIKRIATYNENMRDNNFTIESGLLLAGKTVGVIGLGRVGRRVAEMFEMLGCNILFYDPFLPVNFISNWKRVDSLDYVLKKADIITLHVPPQSDGKPLIGSNELNVCKSGMVLINTSRGSLVDENALAKAIESGVVWGAGLDVFPVEPYSGKLLDFPQVVATPHVASNTIESRQQMEKEAINNLLAKLRDL, from the coding sequence GTGTATGCAAAAATTGCAATTACAATTCGTTCTTTTTCGTCGATTGATTTGTTATCGGAATTACTTAAAAATCATGGCGAAGTTAAATATATAAATACATCTGGAAAGCGCCTTGGTGAAGATGAGTTATGTCATATTCTAGAAGATTTCGATGGAGTTATTGCTGGAACTGAAAAATTTAGTTCCAAAGTTTTAGAATCATCTCCCAAATTACGTGTAATATCTCGTGTAGGTGTGGGAGTTGACAGTATTGATCAGGAAGCTGCCAAAAAACAAGGTATATCCATTCTAAATACTCCAGAAGCACCAGCATTGGCAGTTGCAGAACATACTCTTGCATTAACATTTGCTGTCATTAAAAGAATTGCAACGTATAATGAGAATATGCGAGATAATAATTTTACGATCGAATCCGGTTTATTGCTGGCAGGTAAAACTGTAGGGGTAATTGGTCTTGGAAGAGTCGGTAGAAGGGTTGCTGAAATGTTTGAAATGCTAGGCTGTAATATTCTGTTTTATGACCCCTTTTTACCTGTAAATTTTATTTCAAACTGGAAACGTGTAGATTCTCTTGATTATGTTTTGAAAAAGGCGGATATTATTACTTTACATGTACCTCCCCAATCAGATGGAAAACCTTTGATAGGTTCTAATGAATTGAATGTATGTAAATCGGGAATGGTTCTTATAAATACTTCACGTGGTTCACTTGTGGATGAAAACGCATTAGCAAAAGCAATTGAAAGTGGGGTTGTCTGGGGAGCAGGTTTAGATGTATTTCCAGTTGAGCCATATAGTGGAAAACTTTTAGATTTTCCACAGGTAGTAGCGACACCACATGTTGCTTCTAATACCATAGAATCCAGGCAACAAATGGAAAAAGAAGCAATTAATAATTTACTTGCTAAATTGAGGGATTTATGA
- a CDS encoding polysaccharide biosynthesis C-terminal domain-containing protein, whose amino-acid sequence MLYHKLTRLKHKRDDGWLSEVISMNYDDEPFNCIHSYVVSIEPMRTRANHYHKKKEEWIALAAGKLKLSLKNVVSGKFEEIIMDSESDTYEVIHIPPFVAHAVTNMSDKEASLIVFSKNTEDKEDTIQYEVIS is encoded by the coding sequence ATGTTATATCATAAATTAACTCGACTCAAACATAAAAGAGATGATGGATGGCTTTCTGAAGTCATCTCAATGAACTATGATGATGAGCCTTTCAACTGCATACATAGCTATGTGGTATCAATTGAACCAATGAGGACAAGGGCAAACCATTACCATAAAAAGAAAGAAGAGTGGATTGCGCTGGCAGCCGGAAAACTAAAATTATCATTAAAAAATGTTGTTTCCGGTAAATTTGAAGAAATTATAATGGATTCAGAATCCGACACTTATGAAGTGATTCACATACCACCTTTTGTCGCTCATGCTGTTACTAATATGTCTGACAAAGAGGCAAGTTTGATAGTTTTCAGTAAAAATACTGAAGACAAAGAAGATACTATCCAGTACGAGGTTATATCATGA
- the pseI gene encoding pseudaminic acid synthase produces MQIKNHSIGDGSPVFIIAEMSANHLQNFELAADTIKAIKESGADAVKMQTYTPDTITINCDNEYFKIKQGTLWDGKTLYQLYKEAYTPWEWNHELKELAEKLGLIFFSSPFDKSAVDFLEEMNVPAYKIASFEITDIPLIEYVASKGKPVIISTGIATLTDIEEAVNSCKRMGNYDISLLKCTSSYPTPFDEMNLNTIPNLKETFDTVVGLSDHSIGNSVPIASVALGAKIIEKHFILDRNLGGPDAAFSLEPEEFKSMVKAVRDVEMALGSISYELTGRMKKNREFSRSLFIVEDMKSGEMFTEKNIRSIRPGFGLHPRYLNQIIGKKARKDIIKGTPVKWDLVE; encoded by the coding sequence GTGCAAATTAAAAATCACTCCATTGGGGATGGAAGTCCTGTCTTCATTATTGCAGAAATGTCAGCCAATCACCTTCAGAATTTTGAACTTGCTGCAGACACCATCAAAGCAATAAAAGAATCTGGAGCAGATGCTGTCAAAATGCAAACGTATACTCCTGATACTATAACAATTAATTGTGACAACGAATACTTCAAAATAAAGCAAGGAACTTTATGGGATGGAAAAACATTATATCAACTTTACAAAGAAGCATATACCCCATGGGAGTGGAATCATGAACTCAAAGAATTGGCAGAAAAGCTGGGTCTTATTTTCTTTTCCTCTCCTTTCGACAAAAGTGCTGTAGATTTTCTTGAAGAAATGAATGTTCCTGCTTACAAAATTGCTTCATTTGAGATTACAGATATACCTTTAATAGAGTATGTTGCTTCAAAAGGAAAACCGGTTATAATTTCCACAGGTATTGCCACATTAACAGATATAGAAGAAGCAGTTAATTCATGTAAAAGAATGGGAAACTATGATATATCATTGTTAAAATGCACTTCTTCATATCCCACACCTTTTGATGAAATGAACTTAAATACCATCCCTAATTTAAAAGAAACATTTGACACTGTTGTTGGTCTCTCAGACCATTCTATTGGCAACTCTGTCCCCATAGCATCTGTAGCACTTGGTGCGAAAATTATAGAAAAACATTTTATTCTTGATAGGAACCTAGGAGGACCAGATGCTGCATTTTCGCTTGAACCAGAAGAATTTAAATCAATGGTAAAAGCTGTAAGAGATGTCGAAATGGCACTTGGAAGCATTAGTTATGAATTAACGGGCAGAATGAAGAAAAACAGGGAATTTTCAAGGTCTCTTTTCATAGTAGAAGACATGAAATCAGGAGAGATGTTTACTGAAAAGAATATTCGATCAATCAGACCAGGATTTGGCTTACATCCTAGATATTTGAATCAAATAATCGGGAAAAAAGCAAGAAAAGATATCATAAAAGGTACTCCTGTAAAATGGGATCTTGTAGAATAA
- the pseC gene encoding UDP-4-amino-4,6-dideoxy-N-acetyl-beta-L-altrosamine transaminase: MIPYGHQTIDDEDIDEVVKVLKSDWLTTGPKIKEFENALCKYIGCNHAIAMNSGTSALDVAVASLNLPKGSEVITTPFTFAATSNALLYNGIMPVFADIKEGTRNIDPEDIKRKITEKTKAILYVDYAGHPCEIEEIRQIAIEHDLLMIEDACHSLGASYHGEKVGTLADLTIFSFHPVKPITTGEGGAVATNNQELAKRIRMLHSHGIDKDAASRYGPDAGWAYDMKLLGRNYRMTDIQAALGISQLKKLDYFIQERNKIASQYNQLFEEYDLISTPHTEKEITHGWHIYTVLLNETINRNQFFKSMRKMNIGVNLHYIPVYRHSYYTENFNFDKSDYPVTEDVFKRIITLPIFPAMTTENVNYVVSTISNLIDHQ; encoded by the coding sequence ATGATTCCTTATGGACATCAAACAATCGATGACGAAGATATTGATGAAGTTGTTAAGGTCCTGAAAAGTGATTGGTTGACCACTGGACCGAAAATAAAAGAGTTTGAAAATGCTCTTTGCAAGTACATCGGGTGCAACCATGCAATAGCTATGAATAGTGGTACCAGTGCACTGGATGTTGCTGTGGCATCTCTGAACTTACCCAAAGGATCAGAAGTCATTACTACTCCATTTACATTTGCAGCTACTAGCAATGCGCTTCTTTATAATGGGATAATGCCTGTTTTTGCAGATATTAAAGAAGGAACAAGAAATATCGATCCTGAGGATATCAAACGAAAGATCACTGAAAAAACAAAAGCAATTTTGTATGTAGATTATGCAGGTCATCCTTGTGAAATTGAAGAAATAAGACAAATAGCAATAGAACATGATCTTTTAATGATAGAAGATGCCTGCCATTCACTTGGAGCTAGTTATCATGGAGAAAAAGTGGGTACACTTGCAGATCTTACTATTTTTAGCTTCCATCCGGTAAAACCCATAACAACGGGTGAAGGTGGAGCTGTTGCCACCAACAACCAAGAACTCGCAAAAAGAATCAGGATGTTGCATAGTCATGGCATTGATAAAGATGCTGCATCTCGCTATGGCCCGGATGCTGGCTGGGCTTATGACATGAAATTGCTAGGTCGTAACTATCGCATGACTGATATTCAGGCTGCACTTGGAATATCACAACTGAAGAAACTTGATTATTTCATACAGGAAAGAAACAAAATCGCTTCACAATATAACCAACTCTTTGAAGAATATGATCTGATAAGTACCCCTCATACTGAAAAAGAAATCACCCATGGATGGCATATATATACTGTTCTGTTGAATGAAACAATAAACCGGAATCAATTCTTTAAATCTATGCGGAAAATGAACATTGGAGTGAATCTCCATTATATACCTGTATACAGGCATAGTTATTATACAGAGAACTTTAACTTTGACAAAAGTGATTATCCGGTTACAGAAGATGTGTTCAAGCGTATAATAACACTTCCAATATTCCCTGCAATGACAACTGAGAACGTAAATTACGTCGTTTCTACCATATCAAACCTAATTGATCATCAATAG
- the pseH gene encoding UDP-4-amino-4,6-dideoxy-N-acetyl-beta-L-altrosamine N-acetyltransferase, whose translation MDDLKNDFTFDDILVTNFVNVSSEEKEMIRTFRNHDTIKKWMYNDKDITREEHFNFIKMLKHDNHNNYWIVKKGVQYIGVISLKGINRRHKNAYIGIYTNPYTEIKGKGSLLIQCIKKIAFDISNLHTLKLEVMCDNQRAISFYQRAGFTEEGRLKEFVFKNNKWYDMIIMGIINGEVISAN comes from the coding sequence ATGGATGATTTAAAGAATGATTTTACATTTGACGATATACTTGTTACCAATTTTGTAAATGTTTCAAGTGAAGAGAAAGAGATGATAAGAACATTTCGAAACCATGACACGATAAAAAAATGGATGTATAACGACAAAGACATAACTAGGGAAGAACACTTTAATTTCATTAAAATGCTTAAACATGATAATCACAATAATTATTGGATTGTGAAAAAAGGAGTGCAATACATAGGTGTTATCTCATTAAAAGGCATAAACAGAAGACATAAGAATGCCTATATAGGGATTTATACAAATCCATATACTGAGATTAAAGGGAAAGGGAGTTTACTAATCCAATGTATTAAAAAAATAGCTTTTGATATCTCGAACCTTCATACACTTAAGCTCGAAGTGATGTGTGATAATCAGCGTGCGATTTCATTTTATCAAAGAGCTGGGTTTACAGAAGAAGGCAGGTTAAAAGAATTTGTTTTTAAAAATAACAAGTGGTATGATATGATAATAATGGGAATAATAAATGGGGAAGTCATAAGTGCAAATTAA